Proteins encoded together in one Lathyrus oleraceus cultivar Zhongwan6 chromosome 5, CAAS_Psat_ZW6_1.0, whole genome shotgun sequence window:
- the LOC127083418 gene encoding methionine gamma-lyase → MADTFVKVNANNGNKRSHENGVVESKDAKKLQKYSNGNDHHNVDPAAALADVRHEFGEHGGVNMSIEPSATYTVMEPDHLRQMFVGERGPHTDSFVYSRHFNPTVLNLSRKLAALEGTEAAYGTASGMSAIACALLQLLNCGGHLVASSTLYGGTHSLIEHFLARTCNITATFVDIADLEEVENAIVEGKTKVLYFESMANPSLKVSNIPELARIGHKKGVTVVVDNTFAPMVISPARLGADVVIHSLTKFISGGGDIIAGAVCGTKSFVNSLMDLQQGGVMLLGPTMNAKVAFEISERIPHLAIRMKEHSRRALEYATRLKKLGIKVLYPGLEDHPQHELLKSIGNKEYGFGGILCIDVGSAAKANQVMNYLQNYSQFGFMAVSLGYYETLISCSGSSTSSEMNEEEQKRAGITPGLVRISVGYVGTLEQKWSQLEKAVTKFNLENEKKEK, encoded by the exons ATGGCGGATACGTTTGTTAAGGTTAATGCTAACAATGGCAACAAACGTAGCCACGAAAACGGCGTCGTTGAGAGCAAAGACGCAAAGAAGCTTCAGAAATACAGCAATGGGAATGACCACCATAACGTGGACCCAGCCGCTGCATTAGCAGACGTCCGCCATGAATTCGGGGAACACGGCGGTGTTAACATGTCGATCGAACCATCTGCGACATACACCGTCATGGAGCCGGACCATCTCCGACAAATGTTTGTCGGAGAGCGTGGTCCCCATACTGATTCCTTCGTCTACAGCCGTCATTTTAACCCAACCGTCCTCAATCTCAGCCGTAAGCTGGCAGCGCTCGAAGGCACCGAGGCGGCCTATGGCACTGCCAGTGGCATGTCCGCCATTGCATGTGCTTTGCTACAGCTTTTGAATTGCGGAGGACATTTGGTGGCTTCTAGTACTCTCTATGGTGGAACCCACTCCCTCATCGAGCATTTCCTTGCCAGAACATGCAACATAACAGCAACTTTTGTTGATATCGCCGATTTGGAAGAGGTGGAGAATGCGATTGTGGAAGGGAAGACAAAAGTGCTGTATTTTGAATCTATGGCGAATCCAAGCTTGAAGGTGTCGAATATTCCTGAGCTGGCTAGAATTGGACACAAGAAGGGAGTGACTGTGGTTGTTGATAACACGTTTGCTCCCATGGTGATTTCTCCGGCTCGTCTTGGGGCAGATGTCGTCATTCACAGCCTCACCAAATTTATCAGCGGAGGTGGTGACATCATTGCAG GAGCTGTGTGTGGAACTAAAAGCTTTGTGAATTCCTTGATGGACCTTCAACAAGGTGGAGTAATGCTGTTAGGTCCAACAATGAATGCAAAGGTAGCATTTGAAATCTCAGAAAGAATCCCACATTTGGCCATTCGGATGAAAGAACATAGCCGTCGTGCATTGGAATATGCGACTAGGCTCAAGAAACTTGGAATCAAAGTCCTTTACCCAGGCTTAGAAGATCATCCACAACACGAACTTTTGAAATCCATAGGCAATAAGGAGTATGGATTTGGTGGAATTCTTTGCATTGACGTGGGATCAGCGGCAAAGGCTAATCAGGTGATGAATTACTTGCAAAACTACTCTCAATTTGGTTTTATGGCAGTTAGTTTAGGGTACTacgaaaccctaatttcttgCTCTGGGAGTAGCACAAGTAGTGAGATGAATGAAGAGGAACAGAAACGTGCTGGAATCACACCTGGACTTGTGAGGATATCTGTTGGATATGTTGGAACATTGGAGCAGAAATGGAGTCAGTTGGAAAAGGCAGTTACTAAATTTAATCTTGAAAATGAAAAGAAGGAGAAGTGA
- the LOC127079966 gene encoding uncharacterized protein LOC127079966, whose protein sequence is MVDTNPWRLYFDGSSHKNGTGIGILILSTQDILTKIKCKIDGKCSNNEAEYEALTTGLKFLRDLGAKKVEIKGDSELVIKQITREYKCIKENMLMYFEMAKHLLKYFEVVSISHVPKLKNQEANDLAKFASGYKVSKDRLKDFIKVKEKMVSSSPKMAIPKTVWGRCI, encoded by the coding sequence ATGGTTGACACAAACCCTTGGAGGTTATACTTCGACGGGTCAAGTCACAAAAATGGAACAGGCATTGGGATCTTAATATTATCCACACAAGACATTCTGACGAAGATCAAATGTAAAATCGACGGAAAGTGTTccaataatgaagcagaatatgaagcccTAACCACTGGCCTCAAATTCTTGAGGGATTTAGGTGCCAAGAAGGTCGAGATTAAAGGTGATTCAGAGCTAGTGATCAAACAAATCACACGAGAATATAAGTGCATTAAAGAAAATATGCTAATGTATTTTGAAATGGCGAAACACTTATTAAAGTACTTTGAGGTTGTCAGCATCTCACATGTGCCTAAATTAAAGAATCAAGAAGCTAATGATTTAGCAAAATTTGCATCTGGGTATAAAGTTTCGAAAGATAGGCTCAAGGATTTTATTAAGgtgaaagaaaaaatggtgtcGTCGTCACCCAAAATGGCAATCCCAAAAACTGTGTGGGGGAGATGTATTTAG